In Lysinibacillus sp. 2017, the DNA window AATTATTAACGTATGATGGGTCATGCATTTAAAGAACATCTTTTTTGATGGTATAATGGATGATGATCAAAGGAGATGTCATTAATGGAAGCAAAAAAGGTAATAATTTCTTGTGAAAATTGCGGTGAAGATATGGAAGTGGATTTTAATACAGCACATTTCTCATCTGAGATTCAAATAATGAATGGTAAAAAAAAACAAAAACGAACGTATATAGCACATTGTCCGGAATGTAATACAATCAATACTGTTTCAAGTGAAAATAAAGAAGAATGGGGAAATCGAAAAGGACCAACTGTGAAATTTTTCGCCTTTTCAGGATTGTTTTCATGTTTGATTACGATTATTTTAGCGATTGTTGTCATGTACTTTGCTTTCAAAGGAATTATGACTATATTTGATTGGATATTTAGCTAAAACATTTAGAAAAAAATAAGTATCAATGAGGTTCCCATGGTATAATGAGGTTTTCGTGGAGGTGTAATGAATATGAGTAAAAAATGGACAATTCAAGAAATTCAAGAATATGTAACGAAAAATACAGATACAAAATTATTATCAAAAGAATTTACAGGGTTTTCACAAAAGCTAGAGTTTGAGTGCGCTTGTGGCACAAAATTCCAGAAGCCTTGGAAAAAATTCAAAGAAAATAAACAACAAAAATGTGATGTTTGCCAACCACCAAAGGCATCTCGCTAATATGAAAACGAGCAATTACAACATACTGTAATTGCTTTTTTATTTGTTCATTTTAGATAAAATCCTCTATAGTAATAGTTAGAAAAGTTAGATAATGTTTAAAGGAGGATTTTCTGTGAAATTGACGATGAAATATATCATACTTTATGTGAATGATTTAGAAGCAACGATCCATTTTTATAAGGACATGCTTGGCTTACCCATTAAAATGCAACAAGGATCTTATGTAGAATTTAATACTGGAGCAACAACCTTGTCTATCAATACACGTCAATCGATTAAAGAAGACATTGGCCTAAATGTACCCGAAGCTTCAGCAGCTACTCAAACATTTGAAGTGGGGTTCGTTGTAGAAGAAGTAGAAAGCACGATTGAACAGTTACGGGCACAAGGGGTAAAGATAATAAAAGAGCCAATTATAAAACCTTGGGGTCAAACAGTAGCGTACATTGCAGATCCAGATGGGCATTATATTGAAATTTGCGCAGCAATTGAATAAGTCAATTTGAATTCTGTTTTTTGTATTTACAGTTTTAGGTAAATAAGTTAGGATGAGCATACAGTTTCTAGAGAGAATAAGAAAGGTTCAAATAATGCAAGCAATCATAAAATATTTCCATCCACTCGTATGGATCATTTTAAGCGGAACAATTTTTGCTCGAACAGCAAGCTTTATGGCGATTCCGTTTTTAGCATTATATTTACATAATCAATTAAATGCATCCCCGTTATTAATAGGATTAACGATAGGGATCGCGCCATTATGTTCAACATTTGGAGGGCTTATAGGGGGCTATTTAACAGATCGATTTGGCCGAAAAATCGTTATTATCATTACAGTTTTTGTATGGAGTCTTACTTTTATTGGTTTTGCTTTTGCACCAACAGCCATCTATTTTGTCTTTTTAAATGCCTTAAACGGATTTTGTCGATCATTTTTTGAGCCAGGTACACAAGCCCTTATGATTGATTTTACGGAAGATGTCAAAAAACGACGCTTATTTTCGGTTCGTTACACAGCCATTAATATAGCGGCGGTTATTGGTCCGTTATTAGGTGTATGGATTTCAAATATGTCGAGTGCTTCGGTTCCATTTATTATTACCGGTTTGATGTATGCAACGTATGGCATCTTTTTAATCATCATATTAAAGCGATATGAAATGAAACAACAAAAGTTAGCAGCAGGCAATAAGATTCAGGCTATTTTAAATGCAGTGAGAAAAGACCAAAAACTGTTGTACTTTATCACCGGGGGTATATTAATATCAGTCGGCTATGCACAATTTGATTCGACATTACCACAATTAATTGATTTAAAAGTAGAAGATGGGGTGAAGTTATTTTCCTATGTGATCGTTGCGAATTCCATTACAGTGCTAACGTTACAATTACCTTTAACGATGCTTATTGAGAAAATACCTATTTATACTTCACTTAAAATCGGAATTACCATCTTTGCAGTCGGGTTACTTTTATTTGGCTTTTCCGAAAGTGCGTGGATGTTCATTGCGAGTATGATTCTTTTTTCAATCGGAGAAATTTTCTGCTTTCCAACAATGAATGCCGTCATTGAAGAAATTGCGCCAGTAGACCAAAAGGGAATTTATTTGGGCGCGGCACAATTGAAAAATATAGGTGGTTTTATTGGTCCGGTTCTAGGTGGATGGCTACTAGTAGCAACCGTAGATTGGATGTATAGTATTATTGCAATAATTATGTTTAGTAGTATATTCGTCTATCGAAAAGCGCTTAGATATTAATTTTATAATAGAAAAGGATGGAACATTTTAATTTATGTAACCCACCTTAAGGAGGAACTACACATGTCAAAAGTTTATGTGATTACAGGTGGAACAGGTGGAATGGGGAAAGCTACTGCCTTACGTTTAGGGAAAAAGGGAGCTTTACTTTTAGCGGATATGAGTGAAGAGCGTTTAGCTGCTACAGCTGCTGAATTAAAAGAAGCGGGTATTCAAACAGTTGAATACATGACAGCAGACATTTCAAACCGTGAAGCGGTAAAAGCTTTAGCTGAAAAAGCGGCTTCAATGGGTGAATTAGCAGGTTTAGTTCATACTGCAGGCCTTTCTCCAACAATGGCAGACTGGAAAAAAATTATGGAAGTCAATGCAGTAGGTACGGCTTATATTTTAGATGAATTCCTAAAAATTGCTGGACCAGAAACAGCTGCAGTATGTATGTCATCAATGAGTGCACATATGGTTCCAGCACCACCAGAATTGCGTGAAATGCTGAAAAATCCATTAGCTGAAGGCTTCATGGAAAAAATGGAAGTAGCTACGAAAGGCTCTACAGCTGCATCATATCCATTCTCTAAAATCTC includes these proteins:
- a CDS encoding redox protein — encoded protein: MEAKKVIISCENCGEDMEVDFNTAHFSSEIQIMNGKKKQKRTYIAHCPECNTINTVSSENKEEWGNRKGPTVKFFAFSGLFSCLITIILAIVVMYFAFKGIMTIFDWIFS
- a CDS encoding VOC family protein yields the protein MKLTMKYIILYVNDLEATIHFYKDMLGLPIKMQQGSYVEFNTGATTLSINTRQSIKEDIGLNVPEASAATQTFEVGFVVEEVESTIEQLRAQGVKIIKEPIIKPWGQTVAYIADPDGHYIEICAAIE
- a CDS encoding MFS transporter, with translation MQAIIKYFHPLVWIILSGTIFARTASFMAIPFLALYLHNQLNASPLLIGLTIGIAPLCSTFGGLIGGYLTDRFGRKIVIIITVFVWSLTFIGFAFAPTAIYFVFLNALNGFCRSFFEPGTQALMIDFTEDVKKRRLFSVRYTAINIAAVIGPLLGVWISNMSSASVPFIITGLMYATYGIFLIIILKRYEMKQQKLAAGNKIQAILNAVRKDQKLLYFITGGILISVGYAQFDSTLPQLIDLKVEDGVKLFSYVIVANSITVLTLQLPLTMLIEKIPIYTSLKIGITIFAVGLLLFGFSESAWMFIASMILFSIGEIFCFPTMNAVIEEIAPVDQKGIYLGAAQLKNIGGFIGPVLGGWLLVATVDWMYSIIAIIMFSSIFVYRKALRY
- a CDS encoding SDR family oxidoreductase, which encodes MSKVYVITGGTGGMGKATALRLGKKGALLLADMSEERLAATAAELKEAGIQTVEYMTADISNREAVKALAEKAASMGELAGLVHTAGLSPTMADWKKIMEVNAVGTAYILDEFLKIAGPETAAVCMSSMSAHMVPAPPELREMLKNPLAEGFMEKMEVATKGSTAASYPFSKISVIEMVKDLAWAWGEKGARLTSISPGTIDTQMGRAEKQQSQQMAVLLAHTPLRREGDADEIAKVVEFLLSDAASYVTGTDILVDGGTIANMARMRQAMQQNQ